A window from Desulfovermiculus halophilus DSM 18834 encodes these proteins:
- a CDS encoding sodium ion-translocating decarboxylase subunit beta, giving the protein MLEKTLLFLNSMGILHMTFGHLVMVCIALTLLYLGIAKKYEPLLLVPIGFGMLLINLPLTGLMEPPVLEIGQHSIHTDKIGGLLYYLFQGDELGIFPPLIFMGVGTMTDFGPLLADPRSILLGAAAQFGIFTTFFGAIFLGYTFPEAASIGIIGGADGPTTIYLTSMLAPHMLAATAVAAYSYMALVPIIQPPIMKLLTTKQERQIVMEQMREVSRRERIIFPIMSTIVVLLLLPAAAPLVSMLMLGNLFRECGVTGRLADTSQNALINIVTIFLGITVGASASAEAFLNFKTLGIMILGILAFAVGTGSGVLLAKLMNALSKRKINPLIGSAGVSAVPMAARVSQVVGAKERPDNFLLMHAMGPNVAGVIGSAVAAGIMLSVFGS; this is encoded by the coding sequence ATGCTGGAAAAAACTCTTCTTTTTCTCAATTCCATGGGCATTTTGCATATGACCTTCGGCCATCTGGTCATGGTCTGTATTGCCCTGACTCTATTGTATCTGGGTATTGCCAAGAAGTACGAGCCGCTGCTTCTGGTCCCCATCGGGTTCGGCATGCTGCTCATCAATCTGCCCTTGACCGGGCTGATGGAACCTCCGGTCCTGGAAATCGGCCAGCACAGCATCCATACGGACAAGATCGGGGGGTTGCTGTACTACCTGTTCCAAGGGGATGAACTGGGGATCTTTCCCCCGCTCATCTTCATGGGCGTGGGCACAATGACCGATTTCGGACCGTTGCTCGCCGACCCGCGGAGCATCCTTCTGGGGGCGGCAGCCCAGTTCGGTATCTTTACCACATTCTTCGGGGCCATCTTTTTGGGCTACACCTTTCCGGAGGCGGCCAGCATCGGGATAATCGGGGGAGCGGACGGACCGACCACGATATATCTGACCTCCATGCTGGCTCCGCACATGCTGGCGGCCACGGCTGTAGCCGCATACTCCTATATGGCCCTGGTGCCCATCATTCAGCCCCCGATCATGAAGCTTCTGACCACCAAGCAGGAGCGGCAGATCGTCATGGAGCAGATGCGCGAGGTCTCCAGGCGGGAGCGGATCATCTTCCCAATAATGTCCACAATTGTGGTCCTTCTGCTCTTGCCGGCCGCAGCCCCCCTTGTGAGCATGCTCATGCTGGGCAATCTGTTCCGGGAATGCGGCGTGACCGGCCGTTTGGCCGATACCTCCCAGAACGCACTGATCAATATCGTGACCATCTTTCTGGGGATTACCGTCGGGGCCTCCGCTTCAGCTGAGGCTTTTTTGAACTTCAAGACCCTGGGGATCATGATCCTGGGCATTTTGGCCTTTGCCGTGGGCACCGGGAGCGGGGTCCTGCTGGCCAAGCTGATGAATGCCCTGTCCAAACGCAAGATCAATCCCCTGATAGGTTCGGCCGGGGTCTCGGCTGTGCCCATGGCCGCCCGGGTTTCCCAGGTGGTGGGGGCCAAGGAACGGCCGGACAACTTCCTGCTCATGCATGCCATGGGCCCCAACGTGGCCGGAGTCATAGGCTCTGCTGTGGCCGCTGGGATCATGCTTTCGGTCTTCGGCTCATAA
- a CDS encoding biotin/lipoyl-containing protein produces MDGGHAPFEHEAQEIQAPMNGRITALHVHVGKSVREGEIMISIEAMKMETHLHAPRPGVVIEVRTTEDSFVHSGEVLAVID; encoded by the coding sequence ATGGATGGCGGTCACGCCCCCTTCGAGCATGAAGCGCAGGAGATACAGGCCCCGATGAACGGACGGATAACAGCCCTGCATGTCCATGTCGGAAAGTCGGTGCGCGAAGGAGAGATCATGATAAGCATTGAGGCGATGAAGATGGAGACCCATCTGCATGCTCCCCGGCCGGGAGTGGTGATTGAAGTTCGAACCACTGAGGATTCATTTGTCCATTCCGGAGAGGTGCTCGCAGTCATCGATTGA
- a CDS encoding response regulator transcription factor, producing MTAKTIRILLADDHSIVLDGLKRILEEHRDLEVVAEAHNGEQAVRMALDKKPDVAVIDISMPGVDGLEVLSRLRAQAGEIPVIMLTMYEEKQYMFRALETGAMGYITKRSAPDQLVHAVRRVVGGKRYVPEEMAEVMAGRLASKSESGSLLDSLTTRELQVLRGLALGSTNKEIAESYDISVKTVDTYRLRLLKKLSLRNNADLSRFAMQHNLL from the coding sequence ATGACCGCCAAAACCATTCGTATTCTGCTGGCTGACGACCACAGCATCGTCTTGGACGGCTTAAAGCGCATCCTGGAGGAGCACAGGGATCTGGAGGTGGTGGCCGAGGCCCACAACGGAGAGCAGGCCGTGCGCATGGCCCTGGACAAAAAGCCGGACGTGGCGGTGATCGACATATCCATGCCCGGCGTTGACGGGTTGGAGGTCTTGTCCCGGCTCAGGGCCCAGGCGGGGGAGATCCCGGTGATCATGCTGACCATGTATGAAGAGAAGCAGTACATGTTCCGGGCCCTGGAGACCGGGGCCATGGGCTATATCACCAAACGGTCCGCCCCGGATCAGCTGGTGCATGCCGTGCGTCGCGTGGTGGGCGGGAAGCGGTATGTGCCGGAAGAAATGGCCGAGGTCATGGCCGGCCGGCTGGCCAGCAAAAGCGAGAGCGGGTCTCTGCTCGACTCGCTGACCACCCGGGAGCTGCAAGTGCTGCGAGGACTGGCCCTGGGCTCGACCAACAAGGAGATCGCCGAATCTTACGATATCAGCGTGAAGACAGTTGATACCTATCGGCTGCGGCTGCTGAAGAAGCTCAGTCTGCGGAATAACGCGGATCTTTCCAGATTCGCCATGCAGCACAACCTGTTGTGA
- a CDS encoding TRAP transporter large permease has translation MTAITLFGLLFLLLVAGVPIAVALGLSTSVAILLFTHEPTLLIAQKLFISLDKFALMAIPLFVLMGNFLSQGGAAQRIIRFARALVGHLPGGLPMSAIFACVIFAAVSGSSPATVAAIGSIMMGAIKEDGYSSAFSVGSIVSSGSLGIIMPPSIILIVYGVTVDQSIGKLFMAGVIPAFFLGGLLMLVTYIAARRGGHKRQPMASWKEIWDSFKDASWGLFVIVIVIGGIYGGIFTPTEAAAVSAVYAFFAVKFIYRDLSWSQIPEVIKTSAATAAMIMFIIANAMIFAHLLTTEQMPQDLANWIISLNLNVYMFLILLNLLLLLAGNFMEPSSLIMILAPLIFPIAVQLGVDPIHLGVIITVNMEIGMLTPPVGLNLFVASGISGLTLQETIRASMPWFFALLAGLAIITYIPQISLFIPNMIYGG, from the coding sequence ATGACAGCCATAACCCTGTTCGGACTCTTGTTCTTGTTGTTGGTGGCCGGGGTGCCGATCGCCGTGGCCCTGGGTCTGTCCACATCGGTGGCCATTCTTCTGTTCACCCATGAACCAACCCTGCTCATAGCCCAGAAGCTCTTCATCTCCCTGGACAAGTTTGCTCTGATGGCCATCCCATTGTTTGTGCTGATGGGCAACTTCCTCTCTCAGGGCGGGGCAGCGCAGCGCATCATCCGTTTCGCCCGGGCCCTGGTCGGGCATCTGCCCGGCGGGCTGCCCATGTCTGCTATTTTCGCCTGCGTCATATTCGCCGCGGTAAGCGGGTCTTCTCCGGCGACAGTGGCAGCAATCGGCTCGATCATGATGGGGGCGATAAAGGAGGACGGCTACAGCTCGGCGTTTTCCGTGGGCTCCATCGTCTCCTCCGGCTCCTTGGGCATCATCATGCCGCCGTCCATCATCCTCATCGTCTACGGGGTAACCGTGGACCAGTCCATCGGCAAGCTGTTCATGGCCGGGGTCATCCCCGCCTTCTTCCTGGGCGGCCTGCTCATGCTGGTGACCTATATCGCGGCCAGGCGGGGCGGGCACAAGCGACAGCCCATGGCTTCATGGAAGGAGATCTGGGATTCTTTCAAAGACGCCTCCTGGGGGCTTTTCGTCATTGTCATCGTTATCGGCGGCATATACGGCGGGATTTTTACCCCCACGGAAGCAGCGGCTGTTTCGGCTGTCTACGCCTTTTTCGCCGTTAAGTTCATCTACCGCGATCTGTCCTGGTCCCAGATACCGGAAGTAATCAAAACCTCGGCGGCGACGGCGGCCATGATCATGTTCATTATCGCCAACGCCATGATCTTCGCCCATCTGCTGACCACTGAGCAGATGCCCCAGGACCTGGCGAACTGGATCATCAGCCTCAACCTCAACGTGTACATGTTCCTCATTCTGCTCAATCTGCTTCTGCTTCTGGCCGGAAACTTCATGGAGCCCTCCAGCCTGATCATGATCCTGGCTCCATTGATCTTTCCCATTGCTGTCCAGCTGGGGGTGGATCCCATTCATCTGGGAGTGATCATTACCGTGAACATGGAAATCGGGATGCTCACCCCGCCGGTGGGCCTGAACCTCTTTGTGGCCAGCGGGATATCCGGACTGACCCTACAGGAGACCATCCGGGCCTCAATGCCCTGGTTCTTCGCCCTGCTGGCCGGATTGGCGATCATTACATATATTCCTCAGATATCGCTTTTTATTCCGAATATGATCTATGGTGGATAA
- a CDS encoding OadG family protein, protein MERFLVGTQVTLLGMVTVIGILLLLYLAMVILRHLAGPKKEEASGEPEPDTGETSPEEVPAQGSGKQHDPKVIAAITAAVLATCDADARRPRAFQLSRPARQWKTLGRAKAVAGMNR, encoded by the coding sequence GTGGAAAGATTTTTGGTCGGCACCCAAGTCACTCTCTTGGGCATGGTGACGGTTATCGGGATTTTGCTTCTGCTGTACCTGGCCATGGTCATTCTGCGGCATCTGGCAGGTCCAAAAAAGGAAGAAGCGTCGGGAGAACCTGAACCAGATACGGGTGAGACCTCTCCGGAGGAAGTTCCGGCCCAGGGAAGCGGCAAACAGCATGACCCCAAGGTCATAGCGGCGATAACAGCCGCCGTTCTGGCCACCTGCGATGCGGATGCCCGCAGGCCGAGGGCGTTTCAGCTGTCCCGGCCTGCGCGGCAGTGGAAGACTTTGGGCCGGGCGAAGGCCGTGGCCGGCATGAACCGATAA
- a CDS encoding acyl-CoA carboxylase subunit beta — protein MSAENARAELRKRRREAEKGGGQEQIDKQHEKGKYTARERLNKLFDPGTFQEIDIFVTHRSPEKGMAGAETPGDGVVTGYGSIEGRLVYAFAQDFTVMGGSLGEMHASKICRVQDMAMQMGAPIIGINDSGGARIQEGVAALSGYGNIFYRNTRASGVIPQISIIMGPCAGGAVYSPALTDFVFMVEKTSKMFITGPQVIKAVTGEEVSAEELGGAKTQNEVSGVAHFLAHNEEECFQQVRSLLSYLPANNVDDPPEVELADDPDRICPGLDQIMPDHPNKAYDMEELVSDIVDQGSLFQVQARYAPNILTMFARLGGRSVGIIANQPNSLAGCLDINASDKGARFIRFCDAFNIPILTVMDIPGFLPGTNQEFGGIIRHGAKMLYAYSEATVPKVTLVVRKGYGGGYIAMCSKELGADLVFAWPTAEIAVMGPEGAANIIYAKEIKAAEDPEKVRQTKIAEYRQEFANPYRAGSFGYVQDVIEPSLSRQVLISGFEMLATKQDQGPAKKHGNIPL, from the coding sequence ATGAGTGCTGAAAACGCGCGGGCCGAGTTGAGAAAGCGCCGCCGGGAAGCGGAAAAGGGTGGCGGACAGGAACAGATCGACAAGCAGCATGAAAAGGGAAAGTACACCGCCCGCGAGCGGTTGAACAAGCTTTTTGATCCGGGGACGTTCCAAGAAATAGATATCTTTGTCACTCATCGAAGTCCTGAAAAAGGCATGGCCGGTGCAGAAACTCCGGGAGACGGGGTGGTCACCGGCTACGGGAGCATAGAAGGCCGGCTGGTCTATGCCTTTGCCCAGGATTTTACGGTCATGGGAGGATCTCTGGGCGAGATGCATGCCTCCAAGATCTGCAGGGTTCAGGACATGGCCATGCAGATGGGTGCCCCCATTATCGGGATCAACGATTCCGGAGGGGCCAGGATTCAGGAAGGGGTGGCCGCGCTGAGCGGATATGGGAACATTTTCTACCGCAACACCAGGGCCTCAGGAGTCATTCCCCAGATCTCGATCATAATGGGGCCTTGCGCCGGCGGGGCAGTCTACTCCCCGGCCCTGACAGACTTTGTGTTCATGGTGGAGAAGACCAGCAAGATGTTCATAACCGGCCCGCAGGTGATCAAGGCGGTGACCGGTGAAGAGGTCAGCGCTGAAGAGCTCGGCGGGGCCAAGACCCAGAACGAGGTCAGCGGTGTGGCCCACTTTCTGGCTCACAACGAGGAGGAGTGCTTCCAGCAGGTCCGGTCCCTCCTTTCCTATCTCCCGGCCAACAATGTGGACGATCCCCCGGAGGTGGAGCTTGCAGACGATCCGGACCGGATATGCCCCGGGCTGGACCAGATCATGCCCGATCATCCCAACAAGGCCTATGACATGGAGGAGCTGGTCTCGGATATTGTGGACCAGGGCAGCCTGTTTCAGGTCCAGGCCAGGTATGCGCCCAATATCCTGACCATGTTCGCCAGGCTCGGGGGCAGAAGCGTGGGCATAATTGCCAACCAGCCCAACTCATTGGCCGGCTGTCTGGATATCAACGCCTCGGACAAGGGTGCCAGGTTTATCCGGTTCTGCGATGCGTTCAACATACCCATCCTGACGGTCATGGACATCCCCGGATTCCTCCCGGGAACCAACCAGGAGTTCGGAGGCATTATCCGTCACGGGGCCAAGATGCTTTATGCCTACTCCGAGGCCACGGTCCCCAAGGTGACCCTGGTGGTCCGCAAGGGCTACGGCGGGGGATACATCGCCATGTGCAGCAAAGAGCTGGGCGCGGATCTCGTGTTCGCCTGGCCTACGGCCGAAATTGCGGTCATGGGTCCGGAAGGAGCGGCCAATATCATTTACGCCAAGGAAATCAAGGCGGCCGAGGATCCGGAAAAGGTCCGGCAGACCAAGATAGCCGAATACAGGCAGGAGTTTGCCAATCCCTATCGAGCGGGAAGCTTCGGTTATGTCCAGGATGTCATAGAGCCGTCCCTGTCCCGGCAGGTGCTGATTTCCGGGTTTGAGATGCTGGCCACCAAGCAGGACCAGGGTCCAGCCAAAAAGCATGGGAACATTCCTCTCTAA
- a CDS encoding TRAP transporter small permease yields MQRLDWAINAFSTTVMTVCMTVATVTAFMNVVLRYLFGMSVPWAAVLTAYLFIWSALFGAAYGFKIGMHIGVTVVIQNLPAKLAKWMLTINLIIMIVFLSVLTWWGMQFIHFSINLQQIDIDLRIPFWTIYLCVPISMAIAVYQLLRKLYIVLTIPTSDFTYDAVMKEAA; encoded by the coding sequence ATGCAGCGATTGGACTGGGCGATCAACGCCTTTAGTACCACGGTCATGACTGTCTGCATGACCGTGGCCACTGTAACGGCGTTCATGAACGTGGTTTTGCGTTACCTCTTCGGAATGTCGGTTCCCTGGGCTGCGGTGCTCACCGCGTACCTGTTTATCTGGTCCGCCCTGTTTGGAGCGGCCTACGGGTTCAAGATCGGCATGCACATCGGGGTGACCGTGGTCATTCAGAACCTACCGGCCAAGCTGGCCAAATGGATGCTGACCATCAATCTGATCATCATGATCGTCTTCTTGTCTGTCCTCACCTGGTGGGGAATGCAGTTTATTCATTTCAGCATCAATCTGCAGCAGATCGATATCGACTTGCGCATACCGTTTTGGACCATCTATCTCTGCGTGCCCATATCAATGGCCATAGCCGTGTATCAGCTGTTGCGCAAGCTGTATATTGTATTGACCATTCCAACCAGTGACTTCACCTACGATGCCGTGATGAAGGAGGCTGCCTGA
- a CDS encoding ATP-grasp domain-containing protein, which produces MVLSYHPYFYGHRFRLCASRELDDTDRRLMTRAWAVLLPPGRMPGLHGLAVTTCGRVFPNYACRYAYPGKIGDIHLFQELDLPHPGSACFASLAECPDQYWQTIDYPVIVKHSAGGEGRLVYVVHSPDQVSSILSVFEGMESSGISGFVVQDLVPTDQRTLRVVVMHTRLYSYWRVQGDKDKVVHNLAQGGRVDHTSDPKLKARGEELVRELCAGTGINLAGVDVLFSRSPGKRPQPLLLEINYFFAVHGLGGLEAYHHKLKKSVRDWLLEHDIPLPPRDFGS; this is translated from the coding sequence ATGGTCCTTTCTTACCACCCCTATTTTTACGGGCACAGATTCCGGCTGTGTGCGTCCCGGGAGCTGGACGACACGGACCGTAGGCTCATGACCCGGGCCTGGGCAGTGCTCTTGCCTCCGGGGCGGATGCCAGGGCTGCATGGCTTGGCGGTTACGACCTGCGGGCGGGTTTTCCCCAACTATGCCTGCCGCTACGCGTATCCGGGCAAAATTGGAGATATCCATCTGTTCCAGGAGTTGGACCTGCCCCATCCCGGCTCGGCGTGTTTTGCGTCCCTGGCCGAGTGCCCGGATCAGTACTGGCAAACGATTGATTACCCGGTGATCGTCAAGCATTCCGCAGGAGGAGAGGGCCGGCTGGTCTATGTTGTGCACAGTCCGGATCAGGTCAGCAGCATACTCTCGGTCTTTGAAGGCATGGAAAGCAGCGGGATCTCCGGGTTTGTGGTCCAGGACCTGGTGCCCACCGACCAGCGCACACTGCGGGTGGTGGTTATGCACACCCGGCTGTACAGCTACTGGCGGGTACAGGGGGACAAGGACAAGGTGGTTCATAACCTGGCCCAGGGGGGACGGGTGGATCACACTTCTGACCCGAAACTCAAGGCCCGGGGGGAGGAGCTGGTCCGTGAACTCTGCGCGGGGACCGGGATCAACCTTGCCGGTGTGGACGTCCTCTTCTCCCGGAGCCCCGGGAAAAGACCACAGCCTCTGCTTCTGGAGATCAATTACTTTTTTGCCGTGCATGGACTGGGCGGGTTGGAGGCCTATCATCACAAGCTGAAGAAGTCGGTCCGGGACTGGCTGCTGGAGCACGACATCCCGCTTCCTCCCAGGGACTTTGGGAGCTAA
- a CDS encoding ribonuclease Z — MAERQLTVLGTSSQVPTSLRNHVGFFLRWDKEGLLFDPGEGTQRQMTLYGVKARDISVICLTHFHGDHCLGLPGVIQRLSLERVQHPVALVYPASGRHFLHRLLKAAIFHNRITVHEYPVSQSGTIISRPGFEISALPLEHGVDTWGYRLQEPDSRTLLPNKIPQDVTGSALGLLKQQGFVDSLRGRVFLEDVSVLKPGQKFALVMDTRPCANAGTLAQGADLVVCESTYLDTEFQQAATYRHMTAAQAGELAARSGVRHLVLAHYSQRYRSLGPFAEQAGRHHPQTLAACDGQRIDLPERKRALGPQCTE, encoded by the coding sequence ATGGCCGAACGACAGCTCACAGTGCTGGGGACATCCAGTCAGGTCCCCACTTCACTTAGAAATCATGTTGGTTTTTTCCTGCGTTGGGACAAGGAGGGTCTGCTCTTTGATCCCGGCGAGGGCACTCAGCGGCAAATGACCCTGTACGGGGTCAAGGCCCGGGATATCAGCGTCATATGCCTCACCCACTTTCACGGCGATCACTGCCTTGGCCTGCCCGGCGTCATCCAGCGCCTGTCCCTGGAAAGGGTTCAGCACCCGGTAGCCTTGGTCTACCCGGCCTCCGGCCGGCACTTTTTGCATCGCCTGTTAAAAGCGGCCATATTCCACAACAGGATAACCGTCCACGAGTACCCGGTCAGCCAATCCGGGACCATCATCTCCCGCCCCGGATTCGAGATCAGTGCCCTGCCTCTGGAGCACGGGGTCGATACCTGGGGGTACAGGCTGCAGGAGCCGGACTCCAGGACCCTGCTCCCAAACAAAATCCCTCAGGATGTGACCGGTTCCGCGCTGGGGCTTCTCAAACAGCAGGGCTTTGTTGACTCCCTGCGCGGACGGGTATTCCTGGAAGACGTCAGCGTGCTCAAGCCGGGTCAAAAGTTCGCCTTGGTCATGGATACCCGACCATGTGCAAACGCCGGGACCCTGGCCCAAGGAGCTGATCTGGTGGTGTGCGAGTCCACGTACCTGGACACGGAATTTCAGCAGGCGGCCACCTACAGGCATATGACCGCTGCCCAGGCCGGAGAGCTGGCAGCCCGGTCTGGTGTTCGGCACCTGGTCCTGGCTCACTACTCCCAGCGCTACCGATCCTTGGGCCCCTTTGCCGAACAGGCCGGCCGGCATCACCCGCAGACCCTCGCCGCCTGCGACGGCCAACGCATAGACCTGCCTGAACGCAAGCGGGCCCTTGGTCCTCAGTGCACAGAATAG
- a CDS encoding TRAP transporter substrate-binding protein, which translates to MGRKVALCALLAVFCIAGTGWAQTYTIKFSHVVAEDTPKGQGAKYFKKIVEERTDGKVEVQVYPNAALYNDREAIEALKMNAIQMAAPSFSKFTGFVPELQIFDLPFLFNGREHLYKFMESDVGQELLELVKARGLVGLDYWDNGFKQLTLDSHPLIMPEDAKGQKFRIMSSKVLEEQFKAVGASPQVLPFSEVYSALQQGVVDGQENTLSNTYTKKFHEVQNYMTLSNHGYLGYMLVTNQIFWNKLPEDLKATLQKCVQDATEYTNEKAAAMNMEYLEKIKASGSVEVHEMTQEERKAWKEKMMEIYPEFYDVIGEQRIQTALDLAE; encoded by the coding sequence ATGGGACGCAAAGTAGCATTGTGTGCTTTGTTGGCGGTATTTTGCATTGCCGGTACAGGCTGGGCACAGACCTACACCATCAAGTTTTCCCATGTGGTGGCTGAGGACACCCCCAAAGGGCAGGGTGCAAAGTATTTCAAAAAGATTGTCGAGGAAAGGACAGACGGCAAGGTTGAGGTCCAGGTCTACCCCAATGCCGCCTTGTACAATGACCGGGAAGCCATCGAGGCCCTGAAGATGAACGCCATTCAAATGGCGGCCCCCAGTTTCTCCAAGTTCACTGGTTTTGTCCCTGAGCTGCAGATCTTTGATCTTCCCTTTCTGTTCAACGGCAGGGAGCATCTGTACAAGTTCATGGAAAGCGATGTGGGCCAGGAGCTTTTGGAGCTGGTCAAGGCCCGCGGTCTGGTCGGATTGGATTACTGGGACAACGGTTTCAAGCAGTTGACCCTGGACAGCCATCCCCTGATCATGCCCGAGGATGCCAAGGGGCAGAAATTTCGGATCATGTCCTCCAAGGTGCTCGAGGAGCAGTTCAAGGCAGTCGGGGCCAGCCCGCAGGTATTGCCCTTCTCCGAAGTGTACAGCGCTTTGCAGCAGGGGGTTGTTGACGGCCAGGAAAATACCCTGTCCAACACCTATACCAAGAAGTTCCACGAAGTGCAGAACTATATGACCCTGAGCAATCATGGCTATCTGGGGTACATGCTGGTCACCAACCAGATCTTCTGGAACAAGCTGCCCGAAGACCTGAAGGCAACCCTGCAGAAGTGCGTTCAGGATGCCACTGAGTACACCAATGAAAAGGCCGCGGCCATGAACATGGAATACCTGGAAAAGATCAAGGCCTCCGGAAGCGTTGAGGTCCATGAAATGACCCAGGAAGAACGCAAGGCATGGAAAGAAAAGATGATGGAGATCTATCCGGAGTTCTATGATGTGATCGGCGAGCAGCGCATCCAGACGGCCCTGGATCTGGCTGAATAA
- a CDS encoding aldo/keto reductase: protein MRYRGFGQTGERVSALGFGCMRLPVVNGQEDRIDENQATRMLRRAVDLGVNYVDTAYPYHRGQSEPFVGRALQDGYRERVFLATKLPSWLIQEPGDCERYLQEQLERLQTDRIDCYLLHNIKKEWWERLLDCGVLEFLDRAVQQGQIRYAGFSFHDEYDHFVRVVDAYDWDFCQIQYNFMDQEVQAGKAGLEYAGEKKLGVVIMEPLRGGSLAGELPEDIQAAWEQSGIQRSAAEWALRWVWDHPQVSVLLSGMSSLEQVEENCRTANDARPHSLSRDELETVDRVRQMYQERMHVDCTGCGYCLPCPNGVNIPRIFSIYNARSMFQDTRWSHLMYTMSTNDAERADNCIQCGECEEKCPQDIPIAAKLAEAHQVLSEPLE, encoded by the coding sequence ATGCGTTATCGAGGTTTCGGCCAGACCGGAGAGCGGGTCTCAGCTCTCGGATTCGGATGCATGCGTCTGCCCGTGGTCAACGGACAGGAGGATCGAATCGACGAGAACCAGGCCACCCGCATGCTCAGGCGGGCCGTTGATCTGGGCGTGAACTATGTGGATACGGCCTATCCTTATCACCGGGGTCAGAGCGAGCCGTTTGTGGGCCGGGCCCTTCAGGATGGATACCGGGAACGTGTGTTTCTGGCCACCAAGCTCCCTTCATGGCTGATCCAGGAGCCCGGAGATTGCGAGCGCTATCTGCAGGAGCAGCTCGAGCGGTTGCAGACGGACCGGATCGACTGCTACCTGCTGCACAACATCAAAAAAGAGTGGTGGGAGCGGCTGTTGGACTGTGGAGTGCTGGAGTTCCTGGACCGGGCTGTGCAGCAGGGGCAGATCAGATATGCCGGGTTTTCCTTCCACGACGAATACGATCATTTTGTCCGGGTGGTAGATGCATATGACTGGGACTTTTGCCAGATCCAGTACAACTTTATGGATCAGGAGGTCCAGGCCGGCAAAGCCGGCCTGGAGTATGCCGGGGAGAAAAAGCTCGGTGTGGTGATTATGGAGCCTCTGCGGGGCGGAAGCCTGGCCGGAGAACTGCCGGAGGATATTCAGGCTGCATGGGAACAGAGCGGAATCCAGCGTTCAGCAGCGGAGTGGGCCTTGCGCTGGGTCTGGGATCATCCGCAGGTCTCTGTGCTGTTAAGCGGGATGAGCAGCCTGGAGCAGGTGGAGGAGAACTGCCGGACGGCGAATGACGCCCGCCCTCATTCCCTGAGTCGGGATGAGCTGGAGACCGTGGACCGGGTCCGTCAGATGTACCAGGAACGAATGCACGTGGACTGCACCGGCTGCGGCTACTGCCTGCCATGTCCCAATGGGGTGAACATCCCGCGCATCTTTTCCATCTACAATGCCCGCTCTATGTTCCAGGACACGCGTTGGAGCCATTTGATGTACACCATGTCCACCAACGATGCCGAACGGGCGGACAACTGCATCCAGTGCGGGGAATGCGAAGAGAAGTGTCCTCAGGACATCCCCATTGCCGCCAAGCTGGCTGAGGCGCACCAGGTTCTGAGCGAGCCGCTGGAGTAG